A stretch of Clostridium formicaceticum DNA encodes these proteins:
- the trpS gene encoding tryptophan--tRNA ligase gives MTDKKEKVIFSGAQPTGSLTLGNYIGAIQNWKALENDYQCVYSIVDLHSLTIRHDPKVFKASCLSFLAQYLACGLDPEKNIIFFQSHVIQHAELNWILNCVTYMGELNRMTQFKEKSERHKDNINAGLFTYPVLQAADILLYQTDLVPVGEDQRQHLELARDIAIRFNNAYGETFALPEIHLSKVGARIMSLQEPEKKMSKSDDNVNGTIFLLDSNDVILKKMKRAVTDNENSVTYRDEQPGIKNLITIYSKLANCSVQEVEEKYAGKGYGVFKSDAAELVVESLKPFKEKYEEYMKHPDYITNVYKQGAARATEIAEKTMKDVKEKIGLV, from the coding sequence ATGACAGATAAGAAAGAAAAAGTAATTTTTAGTGGAGCACAGCCTACTGGTAGTTTAACCTTAGGCAATTATATTGGTGCTATTCAAAATTGGAAGGCATTAGAAAATGATTATCAATGTGTGTATTCCATCGTAGATTTACATTCATTGACAATACGCCATGATCCAAAGGTTTTTAAAGCCTCTTGCTTATCCTTTTTAGCACAATATTTAGCATGTGGCTTAGATCCTGAAAAAAATATTATCTTTTTTCAATCTCATGTCATACAGCATGCAGAATTAAACTGGATTTTAAATTGTGTTACTTACATGGGTGAACTTAATAGAATGACACAATTTAAGGAAAAATCTGAAAGACATAAGGATAATATTAATGCTGGTCTATTTACTTATCCAGTACTGCAGGCAGCAGATATTTTATTATATCAAACTGATTTAGTGCCTGTAGGGGAAGACCAAAGGCAACATTTAGAATTAGCTAGAGATATTGCTATTCGATTTAATAACGCCTATGGGGAGACTTTTGCATTACCAGAGATACATCTATCAAAAGTAGGCGCTAGAATAATGAGTCTCCAAGAGCCGGAGAAAAAAATGTCAAAGTCAGATGATAATGTAAATGGAACCATCTTTCTACTGGACAGCAATGATGTTATTCTTAAAAAAATGAAAAGAGCTGTTACAGACAATGAAAACAGTGTTACATACCGAGATGAACAACCTGGTATAAAAAACCTTATAACCATTTACTCTAAGTTAGCCAATTGCAGTGTTCAAGAGGTAGAAGAAAAATATGCGGGGAAAGGTTATGGTGTCTTTAAATCAGATGCGGCAGAATTAGTGGTAGAAAGTTTAAAACCTTTTAAAGAAAAGTATGAAGAGTATATGAAGCATCCTGATTATATTACCAATGTTTATAAACAAGGGGCAGCTAGAGCCACTGAAATTGCAGAAAAAACCATGAAGGATGTAAAGGAAAAGATAGGATTAGTATAA
- a CDS encoding sigma-54 interaction domain-containing protein, translated as MKTATVTNIHKNIKNKGTLPIDFHYEDVLEYMSEGVLVIDASGKVVYSNSAYSKIFGINNIAILGKSIFCVKHDDALIKSFKEQKSIEGSIVFPNVKIYTSPLYFDNKYKGIMAIYREEKTTNDKEKVVQLETSNTKKIVLNDCFKRIIAKSNGMKKVLWTAQKASKVSSTVLIRGESGTGKELVAKAIHDSSSRKDKPFIKVNCGAIPSNLLESELFGHEQGAFTGAIKRKIGKFEQADGGTIFLDEIGDMPLEMQVKLLRVIQEKELERVGGIETISCDVRILSATHHNLERRIEQQQFRKDLYYRLNVISINLPPLRERREDITLLCSYLTDKINKKNGGHIVKLSKDVEKAFYHYDWPGNVRELENLIEGLVALAEEEVIDLEEIPSHISNVYQRIYSCEESSLIHITEENKIPTLEEYEREIIKMALERFGSFNAAGKALGVTHKTIAAKARKYNIID; from the coding sequence ATGAAGACAGCAACTGTTACGAATATTCATAAAAATATAAAAAACAAAGGTACATTGCCTATAGACTTTCATTATGAGGATGTATTGGAGTATATGTCGGAGGGTGTTTTAGTTATTGATGCCTCAGGCAAGGTAGTTTATTCAAATTCTGCTTACTCAAAAATATTTGGCATTAACAACATTGCTATTTTAGGAAAAAGTATTTTCTGTGTTAAACACGATGACGCATTAATAAAATCTTTTAAAGAACAAAAGAGTATTGAAGGCAGCATCGTTTTTCCTAATGTAAAAATCTATACCTCCCCTCTATATTTTGATAATAAATACAAAGGCATTATGGCTATCTATAGAGAAGAAAAAACCACGAATGATAAAGAAAAAGTTGTTCAATTGGAAACCTCCAACACAAAAAAGATCGTCTTAAATGACTGTTTTAAAAGAATCATCGCTAAAAGTAATGGTATGAAGAAGGTGTTGTGGACTGCTCAGAAGGCATCCAAGGTTTCCTCAACTGTATTAATTAGAGGCGAAAGCGGTACGGGAAAGGAATTGGTAGCAAAGGCAATTCACGATTCCAGCAGTAGGAAAGACAAACCCTTTATTAAAGTAAATTGTGGTGCTATTCCCTCTAACCTTTTAGAATCAGAACTATTTGGCCATGAGCAGGGGGCTTTTACAGGAGCTATTAAGAGAAAAATAGGAAAGTTTGAACAGGCTGATGGTGGTACCATTTTTTTAGATGAAATAGGAGATATGCCTTTGGAAATGCAGGTGAAGCTGTTACGGGTCATTCAAGAAAAAGAGTTGGAGAGAGTAGGAGGAATAGAAACAATAAGCTGCGATGTGAGAATTCTTTCCGCTACCCATCACAATTTGGAAAGACGGATAGAACAGCAGCAGTTTAGAAAAGATCTATACTATAGATTAAACGTTATTTCTATAAACTTACCACCCTTAAGGGAACGTAGAGAAGATATAACGCTATTGTGCAGTTATTTAACTGATAAAATAAACAAAAAAAACGGTGGTCATATTGTCAAACTATCTAAAGATGTAGAAAAAGCCTTTTATCATTATGACTGGCCTGGCAATGTAAGAGAATTAGAGAATTTAATAGAAGGCTTGGTTGCATTAGCAGAAGAAGAAGTGATTGATTTAGAAGAAATTCCTTCGCATATCTCAAATGTTTATCAAAGAATATATTCTTGTGAGGAAAGTTCATTGATTCATATAACTGAAGAAAATAAAATCCCCACCTTAGAAGAATATGAGAGAGAAATCATAAAAATGGCACTTGAAAGGTTTGGCAGCTTTAACGCTGCGGGTAAAGCATTAGGCGTTACCCATAAGACTATTGCTGCTAAAGCTAGAAAATATAATATCATAGATTAA
- a CDS encoding heme NO-binding domain-containing protein produces the protein MKGTVVSTWLISLRSIFGEDIVSHAVKSVGWENNRIITPLEDIADDEIFSVFQHISQQTNQSVDVIWREVGKQNIKAFQRWFPSYFERYSLKGFLMMMDDVHAQLTKMIKGANPPRLLAREISEKEIEITYQSKRGLFDYFLGLLEGSAAYFNEKLEYDILQSGITEDGKKYMTVNIRLEKSPDKIVDATLSKVLGLGFLKSIPLKISLFTGIIVFFSSMIIQGIDSLLANSIISLITLGTSYIVSSIVMKPMDLFTKEIDKIGQYDFSSKTVVKTKDSLEDTFHLFNNAKSTIKKDFLFLKGGTDDMNNFVHEFSIIAENMKDLSDSIAGVVHEVALSATNQAEETEEAVNVLDQYITTLNRIVEEETEGKDQLEDAVKHLELSFNDVKNVTAMINEVKDNFSTVNHQGKELSSQATKIMEISSTVESIADQTNLLALNAAIEAASAGEAGRGFTVVAQEIRKLAENSKSAVKDINANLIFFIQQIEGFVQAIETQYTQLESSNTTLEKVTIDNQASTHQIVGVSNVIVKLIDEMSTETNHLTEVIQNIHSLAAISEENSAASEEMSANVTQYSEKVKELSENIALLEALTQNFRKELQKYSI, from the coding sequence ATGAAGGGTACTGTTGTCTCCACTTGGTTAATCAGTCTTCGAAGTATTTTTGGTGAGGATATTGTCAGCCATGCAGTAAAATCAGTGGGCTGGGAAAACAATCGAATTATTACGCCACTGGAGGATATTGCCGATGATGAAATTTTTTCTGTCTTTCAACATATTTCTCAGCAAACGAATCAATCAGTAGATGTTATTTGGCGGGAAGTAGGAAAACAGAACATTAAAGCTTTTCAAAGGTGGTTTCCTTCTTACTTCGAAAGATATAGTTTAAAAGGTTTCCTTATGATGATGGACGATGTCCATGCGCAACTAACAAAAATGATTAAAGGCGCTAATCCTCCGCGGCTTCTTGCCAGAGAAATTAGCGAGAAAGAAATTGAAATTACTTATCAGTCAAAACGTGGATTGTTTGATTACTTTTTAGGTCTTTTGGAGGGTAGTGCAGCTTATTTTAACGAAAAACTAGAATATGATATCCTCCAATCTGGCATCACAGAAGATGGTAAAAAATATATGACGGTAAATATTCGATTAGAAAAATCCCCAGATAAAATTGTGGATGCTACTTTATCAAAAGTTTTAGGACTAGGTTTTTTAAAGAGTATCCCTTTAAAAATCAGTTTGTTCACTGGTATCATCGTCTTCTTTTCTTCTATGATAATACAAGGTATAGACAGTTTATTAGCTAATAGCATTATCTCATTGATCACTTTAGGGACAAGCTATATTGTGTCCTCTATCGTAATGAAACCTATGGATTTATTTACCAAAGAAATAGATAAAATAGGACAATACGATTTTTCCAGCAAAACTGTTGTGAAGACCAAGGATTCTTTAGAAGATACCTTTCATCTTTTTAACAATGCTAAAAGTACCATAAAGAAGGATTTCCTCTTTCTTAAGGGGGGTACAGATGACATGAATAACTTTGTTCATGAGTTTTCTATCATAGCAGAAAATATGAAGGACCTGTCAGATTCCATTGCTGGGGTGGTTCATGAAGTTGCCCTTAGTGCTACCAATCAAGCTGAAGAAACAGAGGAAGCTGTCAATGTCTTAGATCAATATATTACCACACTCAACAGAATTGTAGAAGAAGAAACAGAAGGAAAAGATCAACTGGAGGATGCAGTAAAACATTTAGAATTATCCTTTAATGATGTAAAAAATGTCACCGCCATGATCAATGAAGTAAAGGATAATTTTTCCACCGTCAACCATCAAGGAAAAGAATTATCCTCACAAGCTACAAAAATTATGGAAATTAGCTCTACCGTTGAATCTATTGCAGACCAAACCAATCTCCTAGCTCTTAATGCTGCTATTGAAGCCGCCAGCGCAGGAGAAGCAGGAAGAGGATTTACTGTCGTTGCTCAAGAAATACGAAAACTGGCGGAAAATTCCAAAAGTGCCGTGAAGGATATCAATGCCAACTTGATTTTTTTCATTCAACAAATTGAAGGCTTTGTTCAAGCTATTGAAACCCAATACACTCAATTGGAATCCAGTAACACTACCTTAGAGAAGGTCACCATTGATAACCAAGCCTCTACCCATCAAATTGTTGGGGTATCTAATGTGATTGTAAAATTAATTGATGAGATGTCCACAGAAACCAATCATTTAACAGAAGTGATACAAAACATCCATTCCCTTGCAGCCATCTCTGAAGAAAATTCTGCTGCCTCGGAAGAAATGAGCGCCAACGTCACCCAATATTCTGAAAAGGTAAAGGAGTTATCAGAAAATATTGCTTTACTAGAAGCACTGACACAAAACTTTAGAAAAGAGTTACAAAAGTATAGTATATAA
- a CDS encoding NAD(P)/FAD-dependent oxidoreductase, translating into MLKYDIVVIGGGPAGLAAAIEAKKNNVENILVIERDRELGGILQQCIHNGFGLHVFKEELTGPEYAERFIQELKAMGIEYKLDTMVLTIDKDKSLSAMNTVDGLMRIEAKAIIMAMGCRERTRGAIQIPGERPAGIFTAGTAQRFVNMEGYMVGKKVVILGSGDIGLIMARRMTLEGAEVKAVIELMPYSGGLSRNIVQCLEDFGIPLLLSHTVVDIAGKDRLKGITIAKVDENRKVIEGTQEAIDCDTLLLSVGLIPENELSKNIGIALSDVTGGPIVNESMETSVEGIFACGNVVHVHDLVDWVTEESRRAGKSAAKYVKKQLKQDGNCFRTIPASGIRYIVPHQVRVENIEESLELYMRVDNVYKDVKMIVKADGIEIKKVKKNHLTPGEMESIKLSLKDLIERRIKEITVELQREGA; encoded by the coding sequence CGGCAATCGAGGCGAAGAAGAATAATGTAGAGAATATATTAGTGATTGAAAGGGATCGGGAGTTGGGTGGTATATTGCAACAATGTATTCATAATGGCTTTGGTCTACATGTCTTCAAAGAAGAACTGACAGGACCAGAATATGCTGAAAGATTCATTCAGGAGCTTAAAGCAATGGGTATCGAGTATAAACTGGATACAATGGTATTAACCATTGACAAAGATAAATCCTTATCAGCGATGAATACGGTGGATGGGTTGATGAGAATTGAGGCGAAGGCCATTATTATGGCTATGGGGTGTAGAGAGAGAACAAGAGGTGCTATTCAAATTCCTGGTGAAAGACCTGCCGGCATATTTACTGCTGGAACAGCTCAAAGGTTTGTAAATATGGAGGGTTATATGGTAGGGAAAAAGGTGGTTATTTTGGGTTCTGGAGATATAGGATTAATTATGGCAAGAAGGATGACCCTAGAGGGAGCTGAAGTAAAAGCAGTTATTGAGTTAATGCCCTATTCAGGAGGATTAAGTCGTAATATTGTTCAATGTTTAGAAGACTTTGGTATACCTCTTTTACTAAGCCATACAGTAGTTGATATAGCAGGGAAGGATAGATTGAAGGGGATTACTATTGCTAAAGTAGATGAAAACAGGAAAGTTATTGAAGGTACTCAAGAAGCTATAGACTGTGATACATTGTTATTATCAGTAGGCCTAATTCCTGAAAATGAATTGTCAAAAAACATAGGTATAGCTTTAAGTGATGTCACTGGGGGGCCTATTGTAAATGAATCAATGGAGACTTCTGTTGAGGGAATCTTTGCCTGTGGTAATGTTGTTCATGTTCATGATCTGGTAGACTGGGTAACGGAAGAAAGCAGAAGAGCAGGAAAAAGTGCTGCTAAATATGTGAAAAAACAACTAAAGCAGGATGGGAACTGTTTTAGAACCATACCTGCATCAGGCATTCGCTATATTGTGCCTCATCAGGTAAGGGTAGAAAATATTGAAGAATCGCTGGAATTATATATGAGGGTAGATAATGTATACAAAGACGTTAAAATGATTGTTAAAGCTGATGGAATTGAAATAAAAAAAGTGAAAAAAAACCACTTAACACCTGGAGAGATGGAGTCTATCAAGTTGTCACTAAAGGATCTAATAGAAAGAAGAATAAAAGAAATCACGGTGGAGTTGCAAAGGGAGGGAGCATAA
- a CDS encoding glutaredoxin family protein translates to MSKEVVVFTSNTUPHCGTVKEFLSQKGVSYTERNVQNDPEARKELMKKGIMAVPVVMIDGETVVGFDQNKIEELLG, encoded by the coding sequence ATGTCAAAAGAAGTAGTAGTTTTTACAAGTAATACATGACCTCATTGTGGTACAGTGAAGGAGTTTCTTTCACAAAAAGGTGTAAGTTATACAGAACGGAATGTTCAAAACGACCCAGAAGCCAGAAAAGAACTGATGAAGAAGGGTATTATGGCGGTGCCGGTTGTTATGATTGACGGAGAAACTGTCGTAGGTTTCGATCAAAATAAAATTGAAGAGTTGCTGGGTTAG
- a CDS encoding alpha/beta-type small acid-soluble spore protein has translation MKKTKNPVIPEARQALNSFKAEVARELGLQNNTSAGYVGGNMVKKMVEEAEKSLTHLGRS, from the coding sequence ATGAAGAAAACAAAAAATCCAGTTATTCCTGAAGCTAGGCAAGCCTTAAATTCTTTTAAAGCAGAAGTTGCTAGGGAATTAGGACTTCAAAATAATACCTCTGCAGGGTACGTTGGAGGTAACATGGTCAAAAAAATGGTAGAAGAAGCAGAAAAGTCATTAACTCATTTAGGAAGGTCTTAA
- a CDS encoding DUF1667 domain-containing protein, giving the protein MEIKNMTCIVCPFGCKLQVRPLDVDGMEFDIKGNKCPKGLDYAVKELRNPTRVITSTVKIKYAHLNRLPVRTSEAIAKNLMFKCMKKLDFVEVKSPVKAGDVIIRDILGTGINIIATRSM; this is encoded by the coding sequence GTGGAAATAAAAAATATGACTTGTATAGTTTGTCCTTTTGGCTGTAAATTACAAGTGAGACCTCTGGATGTTGATGGAATGGAATTTGATATAAAAGGAAATAAGTGTCCCAAAGGGTTAGATTATGCGGTGAAAGAATTAAGAAACCCCACAAGAGTTATCACTTCAACTGTAAAAATTAAATATGCCCATTTAAATAGATTGCCGGTAAGAACAAGTGAGGCTATAGCTAAAAACTTGATGTTTAAGTGTATGAAAAAATTAGATTTTGTAGAAGTAAAAAGCCCAGTGAAAGCAGGAGATGTGATTATACGAGATATACTAGGTACAGGCATAAATATTATAGCAACCAGAAGTATGTAA
- a CDS encoding DUF881 domain-containing protein, producing MCNFSADSEEEIEGLHNSSKGSEILKKSNISFILFLAFAISGIIIGIHIDALGDIQNEISLPFSGEIEVQEVVDLRKANEDMKIKIKELKAQVEEYEEEKATENIVLKNLRSRINEYRILAGYEALAGPGIKITLESNLEENIAMTVEQKKYLINLVNELKAAGAEVISINNHRVASRSEVTLAGNHININMTAIAPPYVIRAIGDVEGFHRYASYRTLLFELMEGDGINTTIEFEEDIKVPALSKEKPMEFYTIVEEANPQ from the coding sequence TTGTGTAATTTTTCAGCTGATTCTGAGGAAGAGATTGAAGGATTGCACAATTCAAGTAAAGGAAGTGAGATATTGAAGAAAAGCAATATTTCTTTTATTTTATTTTTAGCTTTTGCCATATCAGGAATCATTATAGGTATCCATATAGATGCTCTTGGCGATATCCAAAACGAAATTTCTTTGCCCTTTAGTGGTGAAATAGAAGTCCAGGAAGTAGTAGATCTAAGAAAAGCCAATGAGGATATGAAAATAAAAATTAAAGAGTTAAAAGCACAGGTGGAAGAATATGAAGAAGAAAAAGCTACAGAAAATATCGTGCTAAAAAATCTAAGATCTAGAATCAATGAATATAGAATTTTAGCAGGATATGAGGCGTTAGCAGGTCCTGGCATCAAAATCACATTAGAAAGCAATTTGGAAGAAAATATAGCGATGACTGTAGAACAAAAAAAATATCTCATCAACCTAGTAAACGAGTTAAAGGCAGCTGGAGCTGAGGTAATATCTATTAATAATCACAGAGTTGCTTCTAGAAGTGAAGTGACTTTGGCTGGAAATCATATAAATATTAATATGACAGCCATCGCGCCACCGTATGTTATTAGGGCTATAGGAGATGTGGAAGGTTTTCATCGATATGCTAGCTACAGAACTTTGTTATTTGAGCTTATGGAAGGAGACGGTATCAATACTACCATAGAGTTTGAGGAAGATATTAAAGTGCCTGCTCTATCTAAAGAAAAACCGATGGAATTTTATACAATTGTAGAAGAGGCGAATCCACAATAA